One Mycolicibacterium sp. TUM20985 genomic window, CCAGCACCCAGATCTGCGCCGGGTCGTGCGACACCTGGACGTTGATGAACGGCACGGCGCCGTCGAAGCTCACCTTGGTGCCGTCCTTCAGCTCCGTGGACTGGCCCGCCTTCAGGTTGACCCTGGCCTCCTTGTTGAGCCGCTTCTGCTCGATCAGCCGGGAGTCGAGGGTGAACAGCGACTGCGGCCGCCCGGTGTCCAGACCCGTGTCACCGCGATAGATGTCGACGGCGACGGCCGGATCGTTCAACTCGGGGAAGCTCGACGACAGCAGCTTGCCGTCGAGCTGTTCGGTCGGCGCCAGCAGGCCCTGGATCGCGATCTGGTTCTTGCGTCGGGTGCCTGCGTCCGGATACGTGCCACCGGGCGGGTCGACGCGGATGACGCCCGACGACAGCAGGGTGATCGGGTCGTCGGGCCGCCACTGCAGGGTCTGCGTGCGGGTCTGACCGTCGGGGAAGGTGACGGTGAACGTCGGGGCGTAGCCGTGGCCCTGCAGGTAGAGCCGGTCCCCGCCGAGGCGTAGAGGATGGTTGACCTCGAGCCGGTACGGGCGCCAGGTATCGCCGGCGAGGTCGTCACCGGCCTGGTACTCGACGTTGGCCGCGAAGCTCAACGCCTGCCCACTCGGCAGGTAGGTGGCGTCGAAGTCGTTGACGCGCAGGCAGATCGGATTCAGCGAGGTCCCGTCGACCGTGTTGCCCGCGCGGAAGGAGTCGAAGGCCGCCGGTGACGCCGAGCAGAAGCCCGGCCCGCCGTTGGCCACGACGATGACGTTGCCCTCGTAACCGAACAACTTGCCCGCGGCCACCGCGACCAGCAGACCGAGCAGCGAGAAGTGGAACACGATGTTGCCGAACTCGCGGAAATAGCCCTTCTCCGCTGATATTTCAATGGTGTCACCGTCATGGCGGCTGACCCGTCGCCAGCCCTTGAGGCGTTGCTCGACCTCGGCGGCGACGGCCTCCGGTTGACCCGGTGCGGACACGGCGGCGTGCTTGGGCAGCCGCGTCAGGTTTCGGGGCGCGGCGACGGGTGTGGCGCGCATGCTCTTGACGTGCTCGGCCAACCGCGGCGTGAGACAACCGACCAGCGAGATGAACAGCAGCGCGTAGATCGCGGTGAACCAGAAACTGGAGAACACGTCGAACGCCTGCAGGCGGTCCAGCCACGGGCCGATCACCGTGTGCTCGGCGAGATAACCCTGCACCTTGGACTCGTTGAGGCTGCGCTGGGGCAGCAGCGCACCGGGAATAGCCGCGAGCGCCAGCAGGAACAGCAGCACCAGCGCCGTGCCCATCGACGTCAGGGTGCGCCAGGTGTTCCTGGCATATGCGGCAAGGCGTTTCAGCACCCTCATAACGGCAGCCGCACGTCGCTGACGAACGCATCCCGCACCCAGGAGACGAAGTCGGCCCACAGGCCCGACACCAATGCGATGCCGACCAGGATCAACAGCACGCCGCCGAAGATCTGGATGCCCCTGGTGTGGCGGCGCAGCCAGCCCAGCCCCTGAACGGCCCGCGAGGAACCGAACGCCAACAGCAGGAAGGGAATCCCCAACCCCAGGCAGTACGCGATGACGAGTACCACGCCACGCGCCACGCCGGCACCGTCGGTGGCCGACGCCACCGCGATCACCGCCGTCAGCGTCGGGCCGAGACACGGCGTCCAGCCGAGGGCAAACACCGCCCCCAGCAGCGGCGCGCCCCCGATGGTGGACAGCAGCTTCGGCGTGAACCGCGCCTCGCGTTGCAACGCGGGGACGAACCCGACGAACACCAGGCCCATCGCGATCGTCACCACACCGCCGATGCGTTGCAGCAGAAGCTGATTGGTGAGCAGTGTCGTCGTCAACCCCAGTACCGCCACGGTGCCGAGCACGAACACGACGGTGAACCCGGCCACGAACAGGGCGGCGGCGCCGACCACCCGCAGCCGTGCGGTCCTGACCGTGACGGCGCTGGCATCGCGGTCGTCGACGCCGACGACCGCCGCGAGATAGGACAGGTAGCCGGGTACCAAGGGCACCACGCACGGGGAGGCGAACGACACCAGTCCGGCGAGGACGCTGACGAGCAGGGCGAGCACCAGCGGCCCGGCCGACATCAAGCCGCCGACCTGGTCCAGACTCACCGCGAGAGGCGTCACTTCTCCGACGCCAACCTCTGCACGACGGGCAGCAGATCCTCGGCCAGGAGCTCGCGCAGGAAGACCGCGGCGACGCGGTGTTGGCGGTCCAGCACGACGGTGGACGGGATGACGGTGGTGGGGTACCTGCCGCCGAACGCGATCATGGTGCGCATGGCCGGGTCGTAGATCGACGGGAACGTCACCTTGCGGTCGGTGACGAAATCGACTGCGGCGTCGCGGTTGTTGTCCCGGACGTCGATGCCCAGGAACGCCACGCCGTCGGCCCGGGTGGCGTCGTAGACCTTCTGCAGCTCGGGGATCTCGGCGCGGCACGGTCCGCACCACTGTCCCCATACGTTGATGACGACCACCTTGCCGGCGAAGTCATCCAAGGAGACCGTCTTCGACGGGTCGGTCAGCTCCGGGCCGCTGATCTTGCCCGGCCGGCTGCGACTGTCGGGCGGGTCGTAGAGGATGTCGGTCTTGCCGCCCGGCGCCACGAATTCAAAGGTGCCGCCCTGGGCCACCGCGTCATCACCCGTCGCGCACGAGGTCAGCGCGACAGTCGCCGACACCAAGACGGCCAGCAGCCATCTCACTGCCCGGCCAGCTCCGCGTAACTCCAGCCGACCATCGCGTCGTCGTGGAAGTAGAAGGACGTCAGCGAGGCGTGGTTGCACATCCGGTTGGCCGCGGTCGGAAGATGGTGCAGCGTCTGCCCGGTCAGGGAACGGCGCAGCGTCGCCGTCGGCAGCTGGTGGCTGACGCACACCGCCTCGTGGCCGACGGCGGAGTCCCTGGCCCGGTACAACGCGGCCTGCATGCGGTCGGCGATGTGCCGGTACGGCTCACCCCAGGACGGCGTCCGCGGATTGCGCAGATGCCACCAGTTGCGGGGATTGCGCAGCGCACCGTCACCCGGCGACACCCGCTCGCCCTCGAAGACGTTCTCGGACTCGACGAGGTCGGCGTCGGTGCCGATCGACAGGCCGTGCGCCGCGGCGATCGGTGCGGCGGTCTCCTGCGCGCGTTCCAGCGGTGAGGAGACGACGTGGACGACGTCGCGAGCCGCCAGCCAGTCGGCCACCCGCTGCGCCTGGGCGCAGCCCTTGTCGGACAGGTGGAAGTCGGGCAGCCGCCCGTAGATGATCTTGTCGGGGTTGTGGACCTCGCCGTGTCGCATCACGTGCACGATCGTCGTCACCGTCATGAGGGCCGCTTCGCTTCTGCGGCAGCACGGGCCGCGGCGGGCAGGGCGGCGGCGATCCGTTCGAACGCGTCGTCGTCGAGCGCCGTCGACACGAACCACGCCTCGAAGGCGCTGCAGGGCGGATACACCCCCGCGGCGAGCAGCGCGTGGAAGAACGCCGGGAAACGCCAGGTGTCGGTGGCGCGCGCGCCGGCGAAATCGACGACCTGCTGGCCGGTGAAGAACACGCTCAGCATGTTGCCGCACCGCGAAATACGATGTGTGACAGACGCTTCGGTCAGCGTACTGGTGAGCAGGTCGGCCAGGCGGTCGGCGTTGGCGTCCAGGGTGGCATACGTGGCGTCGTCGGCGGCGCGCAGCGTGGCGAGTCCGGCGGCCATCGCCACGGGGTTACCCGATAGCGTGCCGGCCTGGTAGACGGGGCCCAGCGGTGCCAGCCGTTCCATCACCTCGGCACGACCGCCGAAGGCCGCCGCGGGCAGCCCACCGCTCATCACCTTGCCGAACGCGAACAAGTCGGCGTCGACGGGATCCTTTCCGTACCAACCAGATCGGCTTACCCGGAAGCCCGTCATCACCTCGTCGAGGATCAGGAGCGCGCCGTGCGCGGCCGTCACGCGGCGCAGACCGGCGTTGAAGCCGGGCAGCGGAGGCACGGCGCCCATGTTGCCCGCCGCGGCTTCGGTGATCACGCAGGCGATGTCGTCGCCAAACTCGGCGAACGCCGCCTCGACGGCGCCGATGTCGTTGTAGGGCAACACGATCGTGTCGACGGTGGCCGCGCCGGTCACACCCGGGGAGGACGGCAGCCCCAGCGTCGCAACGCCCGAGCCGGCATCGGCCAGAAGCGCATCGCTATGCCCGTGATAGCAGCCGGAGAACTTCACGATCTTCGCGCGTCCGGTGAAGCCCCTGGCAAGCCGGATCGCGCTCATCGTGGCCTCGGTACCCGAGTTGACCAGGCGGATCCTCTCGACGGGGGCCACGCGGCCGACGATCTCGCGCGCCAGCTCGCTCTCCGACGGCGTCGGCGCACCGAAGCTCAGCCCGTCGGCGGCGGCGCGCTGCACGGCCTCCACGACGGCCGGGTAGGCGTGGCCGTGGATCATCGGGCCCCAGGAGCACACCAGATCGACGTAGCGATTGTCGTCGGCGTCGGTGAGCCAGCAACCCGAGGCCTTCGTGATGAACCGTGGGGTCCCGCCGACGGCGTTGAAGGCACGCACCGGTGAGTTGACCCCACCGGGTATGACGGCCGACGCCTCGGCGAACAGCCGCGCCGACGTTTCGATACGCATGATCTCCAGTGTCCCAGTCGGCCCACCGGCGTCAACTACAGGGTGTAGGAGAAAGGTCTCACCTGACCGGGGTCGACGAGTCGGCGGGCCACCCTACAAACACCACGGGTAGCACCGATCGCTCGGCGGGGGGTTGTCGCCGTCCCAAATGTTCGACTCGGGAGGTGGCGGAGAGTTTCGTGGCACGTTGCCCTTCCCGAAGTCGACGCGGTACCAGGTGTGGCAGACGTTCATGTCCCAGAGAAATTCACCGCCCGGGCCCGGGTAGCTCATGGTTTGCCCCGGGCACCACACGAACGGGCCCTCGTTGACGGCCTTGGCGGTGCCCGCGGCCAGGCCGAGACCGCTCGATACCAGCGCAGCAGTTGCCAACCCCGCGATGAGTGTTCGTTTCATGGTGACTTCCTTTCCAAGGGCGGTGGACGGATGACGCTGGCCGGGATCAGTAAGGGAGGTCGATGGCCCACACGGTGCCGTCGTCGTAATGGGCGACGTAGACGGTGCCGTTGGCGCTGACCGCCACACCGGCCGGGCCGTCGCCGACGGCCTTGGTGGCGATGACGGTGTCGGTGGCAGTGTCGATCACCGACAACGTGCCATCGTTGAAGTTGGCGACGTAGGCCCTTGTGCCGTCGGGGCTGAAGGCCATTACGGCCGGCGCGTTGCCGACGGTGATGGTGGCGGTGACGGTGTTGGTGACGGTGTCGATCACCAGCACCGTGCTGTCGTTGACCCAGGAGACGTAGACGCGGGTGCCGTCCGGGCTGACCCACACCAATTCCGCGGGGCCGCCGACGCTGATGGTGGTAATCACGGATTTCGTCGCCGCGTCGATCACTGCCACGGTGTCGGTCATCGAGTCCGCGCCCATGGCGACGTAGAGGGTGGCGCCGTCAGGGCTGATCGCGGCCAAGGCGGGGGCACCACCGACGGTGATGGTGTCGACCACGGTGTTGGTGGCAGTGTCGATCACCAACACGGTGCCGGCATCGCGCTGGGTGACATACAGGATGGCGCTGTCGGGACTGACCGCCACCCCGTTCGGAACGGGGCCGACGTTGATGGTGTCGATGACGGTGTTAGTGACGGTGTCGATCACCGACACGGAGGTGTCCTGCCCGTTGTTTACGTAGGCAGTGGCGCCGTTGGGGCTGACCACCACCGTGAGGGGAAGGTCGCCGACCGTGATGGTGTCGACGACGGTGTTGGTGACGGTGTCGATCACCGACACCGTGTCGTCATTCGGGTGAGTGACGTAGACGGTGGCGCCGTCGGGACTGATCGCCACCCAGCCCGGACCGTCGCCGACGTCGAGGATGGTCGGGACCTTGAACAGATTGACGCTCGCCTTGACGAGGGTGGTGTGGCCGAAGCCGGGCGCGAACACGCCGAATGGTCCGTGCAGGTGGAATCCGGTGTCCGCGGACATGACGGTGAACTCGTCGGTGCCACCGGTGCGGGCGAATGCGGGGCTGGGCGTGTAGGTGAACGTGCCGTCCCGGTTGAGCACCACCGACCCGTACTTCGGCGCCTCGACGACCCTGAGACTGAGCGGGTCGCCATCGGGGTCTACCGCGGTGAGCTGACCGGTCACCACCCCGTCGCGGGTCTGGACGTTCAACTCGGCGTCGTAGCCGATGGTCGGCGCCTCATTGAAGAACGTGCGCTGCACTTGCTGGGCGACCCGGCCCAGCAGGCTAAACAGCACCGACACCACGCTCGTCTGTGTGGCTTGAGCGACCGGAGCATGTTGCAGCGCAACAATGTTCAGTTGTACCGCCGATGCATCGAGCACCGACACGGTGTCGTCGTCGAAGTTGCTGACGTAGAGGCGGGTGCCGTCGGGACTGACCGCCACAAAGGTCGGGTCTTCGCCGGTGGTGTGGGTAGCGATGACGGTTTTGGTGGCGGCGTCGATCACCGACACCGTGTCGTCGTTTTGGTTGGCGACGTAGACGGTGGCGCCGTCCGGGCTGACCGCCACACCGGCCGGAACAACGCCGACCGTGATCGTGGCGGTCACGGTGTTGGTGGCGGTGTCGATCACCGACACCGTGTCGTCGTTGTCGTTGGTGACGTAGACGGTGGCGCCGTCCGGGCTGACCGCCACCCCGAATGGGTCGTCACCGACGGTGATGGTGGCGGTGACGGTGTTGGTGGCGGTGTCGATCACCGACACCGTGTCGTCGAGGGCGTTGGCGACGTAGACGGCGGCGCCGTCCGGGCTGACCGCCAGCCCGTCCGGGTTTTCGCCGACGGTGATCGTGGCGGTGACGGTATTGGTGGCGGTGTCGATCACCGACACCGTGTCGTCGTCGCCGCTGTTGGCGACGTAGGCGGCGGCGCCGTCAGGACTGACCGCCACCCAGCGCGGGTTGTCGCCGACGGAGATCGTGGCGGTCACGGTATTGGTGGCGGTGTCGATCACCGACACGGTGTCCTCGCCAAAGTTGGTCACGTAGGCGCGGGTGCCGGAGGGGCTGACGGCCACCCCGAACGGATCGATGCCGACGGTGACGATGTTCGTGACGGTGTCGGTAGCGGTGTCGATCACCGACACGGTGCCATCACCTACGTTGGCTACGTAAGCGGTGGTGCCGTCCGGGCTGACCGCCAGCCCGATCGGGCCGTCGCCGACGTCGAGGATGGTCGGGACCTTGAACAGATTGACGCTCGCCTTGACGAGAGTGGTGTGGCCGAAGCCGGGCGCGAACACGCCGAATGGTCCGTGCAGGTGGAATCCGGTGTCCGCGGACATGACGGTGAACTCGTCGGTGCCACCGGTGCGGGCGAATGCGGGGCTGGGCGTGTAGGTGAACGTGCCGTCCCGGTTGAGCACCACCGACCCGTACTTCGGCGCCTCGACGAGGCTGAGACTGAGCGGGTCGCCATCGGGGTCTACCGCGGTGAGCTGACCGGTCACCACCCCGTCGCGGGTCTGGACGTTCAACTCAGCGTCGTAGCCGATGGTCGGCGCCTCATTGAAGAACGTGCGCTGCACCTCGCGGCGCACCCAGGCCAGCACTGCCAACAGCCCGACCGACTGCACCGGCGCAGCGGGGGCAGTCGTCATCGACGGACCAAAGCCCACCCACGCCAACAAACCCGACACGACGCGCGACACCACGTTCGACACGACGCCGAGCGGGTTCACCGGGGCCGCGGGCAGCAGCTGCGCCACCGTCACCGCGGCGGGCGCGGCCAAGGCGGGCGCAGGCGAGGCGGGGGCGGCGCCGGTACGCGCCGACGACCGCATCACCACCGGCTGATGTGAAACGACCACACCACCGGCGGCGGGCATCCCCCGGTCCGGACCGGCAACGTCGTGATCCGCCGCTGGGCGGTCGACGCTAACTGGCTGCGCGGGCGCGGGTTCTTCGTGATCGGAGGATGTGGTGGAGCCAACGGACCTTGCGACCTGCGCCGGCGCCGAGTCGTCCGACTTGATCGGCAGTTCTGGCACAAGCGGTTCGGTCCCCTCCGCGGGTTCGGAGTCCGCCGACTGGGAGTCCTCGGGTTCCGACCCATCCGCAGGCGTCGAGGTGTTCCCCTCGCTCGATGCGGCCGGCTCCTCGTCGGTGCTCGAGGTGTGGGCGCCACCGGAACTCTGCACGATCCCCGCCCGCGGGTCGCCCGTCGGATCATCTGTCCTCGTGTTCTTCGTGGGTGACTCCATACTCGCAATGTCCGGAGGAGACGCGGGCCTCTGGTCGTCGGTCGACGAGGAGTCAGCGTTGGCCGGCGATTCGCTGGCTGCCGAGGAATCCGACGGGGGCTCGGCCAACGCGACCCCCGGCGTAGTGACCACCGCCGTCCCGATGCCCAGTGCCACCGCCAGCGCACCAACCCGGCCGATGAATGTGGCGTTGCCCATATTGGCACCTCCGTCGACGCGACTCGCGATTGCGAATCGCCCTGCCAGGAAGGCTAAGTTCGCCCCCGCGGTCCGGCTGGGGTAGTCCACTACCCCACTCGCGCGTCCCAGGAGACGCAAGTCTTCGGGTATGGCCACTGATGCCCGCCGAGCCGAGTCACTGCAACGGTTGCCGCTCCCGTACGCGACCGCCTTGCGAATGCGCGATGCCGGGATTGCCGACGACGTCATCGCCGAGTGCGTCGGGTTGGACCCCGACGCGCTGCCTACGTTCATGCGAGTCGCCGATGCCAAGCTCGCCGCCGCATACGGGCGGCCACCGGCCTGATCGAGCGCCCGGATTGGCCTAGACGTTCACGCACACCCGGTGTTCGGGCCTTCTCGTACAACCAAACCCGGGCGCCCGTGGCGGTTAGAATCGGCCGGTGATCCGTCAGTGGCCACTGATCGGACGGTCGGAAGAACTTCAGGTGATCGCCGACGCCACGCAGGCACCCACTGACGGTGCCCGCGGAATCGTGTTGTCCGGCAGCGCCGGTGTCGGCAAGACGCGGCTGGCGCGTGAGGCCGTCGCAAGGTGCGGTCCACGTAACGCGCGCCAGCACTGGATCATCGGGACCGCATCGGCACGTGGCATTCCGCTTGGCGCCTTCGCCCACATCGCCAGCAACTTCGGGCCCGATCCCCTGCGACGGGTGCGCGAGGTGATCGCCGGGCTCATCGGCACTGCCCGCGACGGCGAGGTGGTCATAGGTGTCGACGACGCACATCTCTTGGATGACCTGTCGGCGTTCACTGTTCACCAACTCGCCACGCGCCGACTGGCTACCGTCATCGTCACGATCCGCTCGGGCGAGTCACCACCGGACGCGATCACTGCGCTGTGGAAGGACATGCACCTGGAACGCCTCGAACTGCAACCGCTGTCGCAGTCCGAGATCGCCAGCCTCCTCGAGCAGGTTCTCGACGGAACCGTCGATTCGGGTTCTGCACAACGACTTTGGCGTTACACCCAGGGGAACTCGCTCTATCTGCGGCACCTCCTCGAGAGCGAAGTGAACGCTGGTCGGATGACACGGCGGTCGGGCGTCTGGCTGTGGGACGGCCATCCCCGGCTCTCGCCGACGCTCACGGAGCTACTCGCGGCGCGGCTGGCCCAGGTGCCCGCCACCGTCCGTGACGTCCTCGACGCGCTCGCCGTCGCCGAGCCATTGGACGCGGACGTATTGGCCGCCGTGACGGATGCCCACGCACTCGCCGAGGCCGAATCACTCGGGTTGGCAAATGTCGACTCCGGCGTGCGACCTGCAGTGGTGCGGCTGGCACATCCACTGCTCGGTGAGGTCCGCCGCGCCGCCGAGTCCCTGCGACTGCGACGATTGCGCGGGCGCATCGCCGGCGAACTCGCCCGAAAGGACTCGACGGATCCCCGAGACCTGGTCCGCCGCGCGACGCTCACCATCGATTCGGACCTGCAGCCGGACCCCGCGTTCCTCCTCGGTGCCGCAGCGGCCGCGATGCAACTGCTAGACCATCGGCTCGCGGAGATGCTCGCCGAGCATGCCGTCGCCGCCGGTGGCGGCCCAGAGGCCAGGATCGTGCATGCGATGGCCATCACCTGGCAAGAGCGCGGCGCCGAAGCGGAGACCATCCTCGCCGACCTCGCCGAGCAGTCGTCGGGCCCCATGCGGACGCAGATCGCGATACTTCGGGCTCTGAACTTTGCGGTGGTCCTTGGTCAACTGTCCAACGTCGAGCGCGAACTCGAGATGCTGCCCGCCGACGACGAGTTCGCGCAGGCGATCGACACCGCGCTCCGCGCGCTGATCGACTTGGAGCGCGGACACTCCGAAGCCGCAGTCGAAGCGGCGTACGCCGCCTGCGCCGACTCTCCCGAGGGTGACATCGCGCAGATCCTCCTAGCCTGGGTCTTGGTCGCAGGCCTTGCTGACCTTGGGCGCATCGA contains:
- a CDS encoding histidine phosphatase family protein, producing the protein MTVTTIVHVMRHGEVHNPDKIIYGRLPDFHLSDKGCAQAQRVADWLAARDVVHVVSSPLERAQETAAPIAAAHGLSIGTDADLVESENVFEGERVSPGDGALRNPRNWWHLRNPRTPSWGEPYRHIADRMQAALYRARDSAVGHEAVCVSHQLPTATLRRSLTGQTLHHLPTAANRMCNHASLTSFYFHDDAMVGWSYAELAGQ
- the hemL gene encoding glutamate-1-semialdehyde 2,1-aminomutase yields the protein MRIETSARLFAEASAVIPGGVNSPVRAFNAVGGTPRFITKASGCWLTDADDNRYVDLVCSWGPMIHGHAYPAVVEAVQRAAADGLSFGAPTPSESELAREIVGRVAPVERIRLVNSGTEATMSAIRLARGFTGRAKIVKFSGCYHGHSDALLADAGSGVATLGLPSSPGVTGAATVDTIVLPYNDIGAVEAAFAEFGDDIACVITEAAAGNMGAVPPLPGFNAGLRRVTAAHGALLILDEVMTGFRVSRSGWYGKDPVDADLFAFGKVMSGGLPAAAFGGRAEVMERLAPLGPVYQAGTLSGNPVAMAAGLATLRAADDATYATLDANADRLADLLTSTLTEASVTHRISRCGNMLSVFFTGQQVVDFAGARATDTWRFPAFFHALLAAGVYPPCSAFEAWFVSTALDDDAFERIAAALPAAARAAAEAKRPS
- a CDS encoding LuxR C-terminal-related transcriptional regulator, with protein sequence MIRQWPLIGRSEELQVIADATQAPTDGARGIVLSGSAGVGKTRLAREAVARCGPRNARQHWIIGTASARGIPLGAFAHIASNFGPDPLRRVREVIAGLIGTARDGEVVIGVDDAHLLDDLSAFTVHQLATRRLATVIVTIRSGESPPDAITALWKDMHLERLELQPLSQSEIASLLEQVLDGTVDSGSAQRLWRYTQGNSLYLRHLLESEVNAGRMTRRSGVWLWDGHPRLSPTLTELLAARLAQVPATVRDVLDALAVAEPLDADVLAAVTDAHALAEAESLGLANVDSGVRPAVVRLAHPLLGEVRRAAESLRLRRLRGRIAGELARKDSTDPRDLVRRATLTIDSDLQPDPAFLLGAAAAAMQLLDHRLAEMLAEHAVAAGGGPEARIVHAMAITWQERGAEAETILADLAEQSSGPMRTQIAILRALNFAVVLGQLSNVERELEMLPADDEFAQAIDTALRALIDLERGHSEAAVEAAYAACADSPEGDIAQILLAWVLVAGLADLGRIDELEPAANSGYAIADRSAGVSHLRHPVAFLHAYGYRLAGALTRLDAVIARIRHDTRDIPFEESWHSVRVGMSAMSRGALDDASRSLREAVAYLGTGDSGRMMKCFGRSWLTTVTAMAGRATDARRELDQIEWWAEDPDACMVDAEKSITEAWVFAAEGAVSQAISIIREAASREGDRGRSAWELVLLQTATQFGDRTTACRLAELTGVVQGPRAGAAAAHAAALAAGDGDGLIDASRRYEAFGDRLAAADAAAHAVLAYQHAGRRGAAMSASAAAQRLAAECQGAQTPALRAAATLQPFTARQREIISLAARGLSNKQIAERLTMSTRSIEGHLFRASQRVGANSREQLIGILQGS
- a CDS encoding cytochrome c biogenesis CcdA family protein, whose amino-acid sequence is MSAGPLVLALLVSVLAGLVSFASPCVVPLVPGYLSYLAAVVGVDDRDASAVTVRTARLRVVGAAALFVAGFTVVFVLGTVAVLGLTTTLLTNQLLLQRIGGVVTIAMGLVFVGFVPALQREARFTPKLLSTIGGAPLLGAVFALGWTPCLGPTLTAVIAVASATDGAGVARGVVLVIAYCLGLGIPFLLLAFGSSRAVQGLGWLRRHTRGIQIFGGVLLILVGIALVSGLWADFVSWVRDAFVSDVRLPL
- a CDS encoding TlpA disulfide reductase family protein, producing MRWLLAVLVSATVALTSCATGDDAVAQGGTFEFVAPGGKTDILYDPPDSRSRPGKISGPELTDPSKTVSLDDFAGKVVVINVWGQWCGPCRAEIPELQKVYDATRADGVAFLGIDVRDNNRDAAVDFVTDRKVTFPSIYDPAMRTMIAFGGRYPTTVIPSTVVLDRQHRVAAVFLRELLAEDLLPVVQRLASEK
- the resB gene encoding cytochrome c biogenesis protein ResB — its product is MRVLKRLAAYARNTWRTLTSMGTALVLLFLLALAAIPGALLPQRSLNESKVQGYLAEHTVIGPWLDRLQAFDVFSSFWFTAIYALLFISLVGCLTPRLAEHVKSMRATPVAAPRNLTRLPKHAAVSAPGQPEAVAAEVEQRLKGWRRVSRHDGDTIEISAEKGYFREFGNIVFHFSLLGLLVAVAAGKLFGYEGNVIVVANGGPGFCSASPAAFDSFRAGNTVDGTSLNPICLRVNDFDATYLPSGQALSFAANVEYQAGDDLAGDTWRPYRLEVNHPLRLGGDRLYLQGHGYAPTFTVTFPDGQTRTQTLQWRPDDPITLLSSGVIRVDPPGGTYPDAGTRRKNQIAIQGLLAPTEQLDGKLLSSSFPELNDPAVAVDIYRGDTGLDTGRPQSLFTLDSRLIEQKRLNKEARVNLKAGQSTELKDGTKVSFDGAVPFINVQVSHDPAQIWVLVSAMAMMAGLLVSLVVRRRRVWVRISPGPAGTVEVELGGLARTDNSGWGDEFEKLTARLVPSAETGGRERS
- a CDS encoding YVTN family beta-propeller repeat protein, with protein sequence MGNATFIGRVGALAVALGIGTAVVTTPGVALAEPPSDSSAASESPANADSSSTDDQRPASPPDIASMESPTKNTRTDDPTGDPRAGIVQSSGGAHTSSTDEEPAASSEGNTSTPADGSEPEDSQSADSEPAEGTEPLVPELPIKSDDSAPAQVARSVGSTTSSDHEEPAPAQPVSVDRPAADHDVAGPDRGMPAAGGVVVSHQPVVMRSSARTGAAPASPAPALAAPAAVTVAQLLPAAPVNPLGVVSNVVSRVVSGLLAWVGFGPSMTTAPAAPVQSVGLLAVLAWVRREVQRTFFNEAPTIGYDAELNVQTRDGVVTGQLTAVDPDGDPLSLSLVEAPKYGSVVLNRDGTFTYTPSPAFARTGGTDEFTVMSADTGFHLHGPFGVFAPGFGHTTLVKASVNLFKVPTILDVGDGPIGLAVSPDGTTAYVANVGDGTVSVIDTATDTVTNIVTVGIDPFGVAVSPSGTRAYVTNFGEDTVSVIDTATNTVTATISVGDNPRWVAVSPDGAAAYVANSGDDDTVSVIDTATNTVTATITVGENPDGLAVSPDGAAVYVANALDDTVSVIDTATNTVTATITVGDDPFGVAVSPDGATVYVTNDNDDTVSVIDTATNTVTATITVGVVPAGVAVSPDGATVYVANQNDDTVSVIDAATKTVIATHTTGEDPTFVAVSPDGTRLYVSNFDDDTVSVLDASAVQLNIVALQHAPVAQATQTSVVSVLFSLLGRVAQQVQRTFFNEAPTIGYDAELNVQTRDGVVTGQLTAVDPDGDPLSLRVVEAPKYGSVVLNRDGTFTYTPSPAFARTGGTDEFTVMSADTGFHLHGPFGVFAPGFGHTTLVKASVNLFKVPTILDVGDGPGWVAISPDGATVYVTHPNDDTVSVIDTVTNTVVDTITVGDLPLTVVVSPNGATAYVNNGQDTSVSVIDTVTNTVIDTINVGPVPNGVAVSPDSAILYVTQRDAGTVLVIDTATNTVVDTITVGGAPALAAISPDGATLYVAMGADSMTDTVAVIDAATKSVITTISVGGPAELVWVSPDGTRVYVSWVNDSTVLVIDTVTNTVTATITVGNAPAVMAFSPDGTRAYVANFNDGTLSVIDTATDTVIATKAVGDGPAGVAVSANGTVYVAHYDDGTVWAIDLPY